A window of the Synechococcus sp. M16.1 genome harbors these coding sequences:
- a CDS encoding Fe2+-dependent dioxygenase has product MDHLVRPLLLQADVDSIHQQLSAAGLPWLDGRLTAGEQAASVKKNHQLDPESPLAIRVANSVSNALKADPLIKSFTLMRKVHSVLISRCAPGDGYGWHVDNPFSRYGRRDLSFTVFLSEPPSYQGGVLQLQMGQHGEEFRCSAGEVVVYPSSLLHCVTPVTQGTRYACVGWIESYVKSAEDRSLLFNLDAGARGLLAKHGRSDELDLIFQAYTNAVRRLSD; this is encoded by the coding sequence ATGGATCATCTTGTGCGTCCACTGCTTTTGCAGGCTGATGTTGATTCCATTCATCAGCAACTGAGTGCTGCCGGCCTGCCTTGGCTGGATGGAAGACTCACGGCGGGAGAGCAAGCGGCTTCGGTTAAAAAGAACCATCAACTTGATCCTGAATCCCCTTTGGCAATTCGGGTGGCGAACTCGGTGTCGAACGCATTGAAAGCAGATCCTTTGATCAAGAGTTTCACTTTGATGCGCAAGGTGCACAGTGTCTTGATCTCCCGCTGTGCACCCGGCGATGGATATGGATGGCATGTGGATAATCCGTTTTCCCGTTATGGCCGGCGCGATCTTTCCTTCACTGTTTTTTTAAGCGAGCCGCCCTCCTATCAAGGGGGAGTTTTGCAATTGCAGATGGGGCAGCATGGTGAAGAATTTCGTTGTTCTGCTGGTGAGGTGGTTGTGTACCCCAGCTCCTTATTGCACTGCGTTACGCCAGTGACGCAGGGGACGCGCTATGCCTGTGTCGGCTGGATCGAAAGCTATGTGAAATCCGCTGAGGATCGTTCCTTGCTGTTCAATCTGGATGCTGGGGCGCGCGGATTGCTGGCCAAGCATGGACGTTCGGATGAGCTTGATCTCATTTTTCAGGCCTATACCAACGCCGTGCGGCGGCTCTCGGATTGA
- a CDS encoding iron uptake porin has product MTLVRQLLVAPAALGLIAPLAVVNSPAAQATELNINGVSDYAATAIGNSLDQVTSVTQFADVVPTDWAYQALANLVETYGCVAGYPNGSFRGNRAMTRYEAAALLNACLERITEVTDELRRLLKEFETELAILKGRVDGLEARVGELEATQFSTTTKLKGQASWVFGASRFKGSASRLRSDSNSEFGGTVFNYDLQLGLATSFTGKDQLTTVLRGGNFDGDGNVFGSGGPSGLATLETAFQEGDRPNLVAIDKLFYSFPLGDEITITTGPIVGQEDMLAIWPSVYPSDPILDVLTVNGAPGGYNKNKGAGVGISWAAESGARASANYVAANGASSDTRTGGFATDEAGGTGTLQLGWEGDNWGVAALYSKVQNGQDLIVYATPFVKDRFSDRGVTHAYALGGFWQPLESGWLPSLSLGWGINQSDTQREGQVRTSQSWRAGLQWNDVLMAGNNAGMAVGQPVFATDLRGGDTPADGQFIWEWWYQFQVTDNIGVTPALFYLSRPMGGFTPNGSTFQQLGGLIKTTFVF; this is encoded by the coding sequence ATGACGCTTGTTCGGCAACTGCTGGTGGCTCCTGCCGCCCTTGGCCTGATCGCCCCGTTGGCTGTTGTCAACAGCCCAGCAGCCCAAGCCACCGAGCTGAACATCAACGGCGTTTCTGATTACGCGGCTACTGCCATTGGCAACAGCCTTGATCAGGTCACCAGCGTCACCCAGTTCGCCGACGTTGTCCCCACCGACTGGGCCTATCAGGCTCTGGCCAACCTGGTGGAGACCTACGGCTGCGTCGCCGGTTACCCCAACGGCAGCTTCCGTGGCAACCGGGCCATGACCCGCTACGAAGCGGCTGCCCTGCTGAACGCTTGCCTCGAGCGGATCACTGAAGTGACCGACGAGCTGCGTCGCCTGCTCAAGGAATTCGAAACCGAGCTCGCCATCCTCAAGGGTCGCGTTGACGGCCTCGAGGCCCGCGTGGGCGAACTGGAAGCCACCCAGTTCTCCACCACCACCAAACTCAAAGGACAAGCCTCCTGGGTGTTCGGAGCCAGCCGCTTCAAAGGGTCCGCATCCCGGCTGCGTTCGGACAGCAATTCCGAGTTCGGCGGAACGGTATTCAATTACGACCTTCAGCTGGGGTTGGCGACCTCCTTCACCGGCAAGGATCAATTGACCACGGTGTTGCGTGGCGGCAATTTCGATGGAGACGGCAACGTTTTCGGCAGTGGTGGTCCGTCGGGTCTGGCCACCCTGGAAACTGCGTTTCAGGAGGGTGATCGCCCCAATCTGGTGGCGATCGACAAGCTCTTCTATTCCTTCCCGTTGGGGGATGAGATCACCATCACCACCGGCCCGATTGTTGGTCAGGAAGACATGCTCGCGATCTGGCCGAGCGTCTATCCCAGTGACCCGATTCTCGATGTGCTCACGGTGAATGGAGCGCCGGGGGGCTACAACAAAAACAAAGGTGCAGGCGTGGGCATCAGCTGGGCTGCGGAAAGCGGAGCCCGCGCGTCGGCCAACTATGTGGCGGCCAATGGTGCATCAAGCGACACCCGTACCGGTGGTTTCGCCACCGACGAGGCGGGAGGCACCGGCACTTTGCAGCTGGGTTGGGAGGGTGACAACTGGGGCGTTGCTGCCCTGTATTCCAAGGTTCAAAACGGTCAAGACCTGATCGTCTACGCCACGCCCTTCGTCAAGGATCGCTTCAGTGATCGGGGCGTGACTCACGCCTATGCACTGGGTGGTTTCTGGCAGCCATTGGAGAGCGGCTGGCTTCCATCGCTGTCACTCGGTTGGGGCATCAATCAGTCCGACACCCAGCGCGAAGGCCAGGTGAGGACCAGTCAGTCCTGGAGGGCTGGGCTGCAGTGGAACGATGTGTTGATGGCGGGGAACAACGCCGGAATGGCTGTCGGCCAGCCCGTGTTTGCGACCGATCTGCGAGGTGGCGACACCCCTGCTGATGGTCAGTTCATCTGGGAGTGGTGGTATCAGTTTCAAGTGACCGACAACATCGGCGTCACCCCGGCGCTGTTCTATCTGTCGCGTCCGATGGGTGGGTTCACACCGAATGGTTCAACCTTCCAGCAACTGGGCGGCCTGATCAAAACGACATTTGTGTTCTGA
- a CDS encoding iron uptake porin: MKLFQQLLVAPAALGLLATGANAAELNINGVSDYAASADQVTSVTQFSDVYPTDWAYQALAGLVETYGCVAGYPNGTFRGNRAMTRYEAAALLNACLDRVTEVTDELRRLMAEFETELAILKGRVDGLEARVGELEATQFSTTTKLRGQADFFMGAVKYDDRDECNEEVAGACESDGFNFSYRYTLNLDTSFTGKDRLYTRLRTGNMKNVWTESDSYLSDAKSGDNTLKVDKLWYSFPIGNEFKVTVGPLIENYYMIETPTRYKPILKAFKLGGYGAVLGASTGQGFGVQWRQDVDPGDAAFNIAVNYVADGGDGAKSESKEGMFGEDTDAYLLSQVGYGNRKWYLSALYALKNARQPDGSSTAKAAMGYSTPTAKNLAHPLHAVGLRGYWSPEDDGFIPTISAGLDFGWADSEYYGNAEAVKGWMVGLNWKNAFMDGNKLGLGFGSYSSYATEIRDRPNGGDQNFAIEAYYDFAVTDNITITPAVFWVDDAKGKDQIDGANKFGGLVKTTFKF, from the coding sequence ATGAAGCTTTTCCAGCAACTGCTGGTGGCTCCTGCCGCCCTTGGCCTTCTGGCCACCGGCGCCAATGCCGCCGAGCTGAACATCAACGGCGTTTCTGATTACGCGGCTTCCGCTGATCAGGTCACCAGCGTCACCCAGTTCTCCGACGTCTACCCCACCGACTGGGCTTATCAGGCTCTGGCTGGTCTGGTTGAGACCTACGGCTGCGTCGCCGGCTACCCCAATGGCACCTTCCGTGGCAACCGTGCCATGACCCGCTACGAAGCGGCTGCCCTGCTGAACGCTTGCCTCGACCGCGTCACCGAAGTGACCGACGAGCTGCGTCGCCTCATGGCTGAGTTCGAGACCGAGCTGGCCATCCTCAAGGGTCGCGTTGACGGCCTCGAGGCCCGCGTTGGCGAACTTGAAGCCACCCAGTTCTCCACCACCACCAAGCTGCGTGGTCAAGCTGACTTCTTTATGGGCGCCGTTAAATACGACGATCGTGATGAATGCAACGAGGAAGTAGCCGGAGCTTGCGAAAGCGACGGCTTCAACTTCTCTTACCGCTACACCCTGAATTTAGACACCTCCTTCACAGGTAAGGATCGGCTGTACACCCGTCTGCGCACGGGCAACATGAAGAACGTCTGGACGGAATCAGACTCATATCTGTCTGACGCCAAAAGTGGTGATAACACCCTGAAGGTGGACAAGCTCTGGTACAGCTTCCCCATCGGCAATGAGTTCAAGGTCACGGTTGGTCCTTTGATCGAGAACTACTACATGATCGAAACTCCAACCCGTTACAAGCCGATCCTCAAGGCCTTCAAACTGGGTGGATACGGTGCTGTCCTGGGTGCTAGCACCGGTCAGGGCTTTGGTGTGCAGTGGCGTCAGGATGTTGATCCTGGTGATGCAGCCTTCAACATTGCGGTCAACTATGTTGCCGATGGTGGTGATGGTGCCAAGAGCGAATCCAAAGAGGGGATGTTTGGTGAAGACACCGATGCTTACCTGCTGAGCCAAGTTGGCTACGGCAACCGTAAGTGGTATCTCTCAGCGCTTTATGCCCTGAAGAATGCACGCCAACCTGATGGGTCATCGACCGCTAAAGCAGCTATGGGTTATTCAACCCCCACTGCTAAGAACCTGGCTCACCCGCTGCACGCCGTCGGCCTGCGCGGCTACTGGTCACCTGAGGACGATGGATTCATTCCCACGATCAGCGCGGGTCTGGACTTCGGCTGGGCAGATAGTGAGTATTACGGCAATGCCGAGGCCGTAAAAGGATGGATGGTTGGCCTGAACTGGAAAAATGCCTTCATGGACGGCAACAAACTGGGACTGGGCTTCGGTTCCTATTCCAGCTACGCAACCGAAATTCGTGACCGGCCCAATGGCGGCGACCAAAACTTCGCCATCGAGGCTTACTACGACTTCGCTGTAACCGACAACATCACCATCACTCCTGCAGTGTTCTGGGTTGATGATGCCAAGGGCAAGGATCAAATTGATGGTGCCAACAAGTTTGGCGGCCTGGTCAAGACCACGTTCAAATTCTGA
- a CDS encoding ferritin, whose translation MFATSNSSPSSSIVCGPAGRAIAEAIDTDLLNAIQAHLNMERQAHASYFAAAIWFAERELRGFSRFFRDESNSEHVHAAKFAEYIITRGQSVALQVVEAPLQSWASPADVMATAFQMEVDVTASLQQLYSMAERVNDTRTTVFLDPMVEMQTQSEHEFAHLLGRVKFADNQAAALLLIDNELDQGNNKPASLQE comes from the coding sequence ATGTTTGCAACATCTAATTCAAGTCCCTCATCTTCGATTGTTTGCGGTCCAGCCGGTCGAGCAATTGCTGAAGCAATTGATACTGATCTGCTGAATGCCATCCAAGCCCATCTCAATATGGAGAGGCAAGCCCATGCCTCCTATTTCGCGGCAGCAATCTGGTTTGCTGAACGGGAGTTGAGAGGATTTTCCCGATTCTTCCGAGATGAATCCAACAGCGAGCATGTACATGCTGCAAAATTCGCGGAATACATCATTACTCGAGGGCAAAGCGTTGCACTACAAGTGGTCGAAGCCCCCCTGCAGAGCTGGGCATCTCCTGCAGATGTGATGGCAACAGCATTTCAAATGGAGGTTGATGTCACAGCTTCGTTGCAACAGCTGTATTCCATGGCAGAGAGAGTGAACGACACGCGTACCACAGTGTTTCTCGACCCGATGGTGGAAATGCAAACCCAGTCAGAACATGAATTCGCGCACCTTCTTGGACGCGTGAAGTTTGCAGACAATCAAGCTGCAGCTTTATTACTCATCGACAATGAGCTTGATCAAGGAAATAACAAGCCTGCGTCTCTTCAAGAATAG
- a CDS encoding 16S rRNA (uracil(1498)-N(3))-methyltransferase, which translates to MNIVVLNRSDWLDERRVRLVDRRADHIRSVLRAAVGDSIRVGELNGDLGQGRICALDADAVVLEVDLNQPPPPRHRFDIVLALPRPKVLRRLFRTVAEYGVANLHLINCARVEKSYWQSPLLAPEKLHDALLAGMERASDTVAPRVHQHRRFRPFVEDQLKGLCAGRPCWMAQMGASLPLRDTPAGAAVVMVGPEGGFVPFELELAQAVIAQPVHLGSRTLSVDTALTTALAQG; encoded by the coding sequence ATGAACATCGTTGTTCTCAACCGTTCGGATTGGCTGGATGAACGGAGGGTTCGTCTTGTGGATCGGCGGGCCGATCACATCCGTTCGGTGCTACGGGCTGCGGTTGGCGACAGCATCCGGGTTGGTGAGCTGAATGGTGATCTGGGTCAGGGCCGCATCTGTGCCCTGGATGCTGATGCCGTGGTGCTGGAGGTGGACCTCAACCAGCCACCGCCGCCCCGCCATCGGTTCGACATTGTTCTGGCCTTGCCGAGGCCCAAGGTGCTGCGCCGTCTATTCCGCACCGTGGCCGAATACGGCGTGGCCAACCTTCACCTGATCAACTGTGCCCGGGTTGAAAAGAGCTATTGGCAGTCGCCTTTGCTCGCACCCGAGAAGTTGCACGATGCCCTGCTGGCCGGGATGGAGCGCGCCAGCGACACGGTGGCGCCCCGGGTGCATCAGCACAGGCGCTTTCGACCCTTTGTCGAAGACCAGCTCAAGGGGCTTTGTGCCGGACGGCCCTGCTGGATGGCCCAGATGGGGGCCTCCCTTCCCTTGCGCGACACCCCAGCGGGGGCCGCTGTGGTGATGGTGGGGCCGGAGGGCGGTTTTGTTCCGTTTGAACTGGAGTTGGCCCAGGCGGTGATCGCGCAGCCCGTGCATCTGGGATCGCGCACATTGAGCGTGGACACGGCCCTCACCACCGCTCTGGCCCAGGGATGA
- a CDS encoding extracellular solute-binding protein, with translation MKSKAMMKVLAGLCLVAPLFGCAAVGAQEVRVYSGRHYNTDRQVFKRFSEKTGIKVRLIEATGISLVERLKREGSNSKADVILLVDAARINDAANAGLLQPVQSNTLKANIPERYRDPSNRWFGLTRRVRSIIIHPKLVDPSTISSYNDLGKPELKGKLCLRKRKNVYNQSLVADQIVLKGQAGATAWVRSMVGNVKQPFFSGDTSLIRAVGQGKCGVGVVNHYYLARMQAGDNGKGDQELAKNVKLIMPNPAHVNISAAGIATSAQNKREALKLIEFLSSRNGSKTLAGPTHEYPLKSQGSSTVLKQYGRFTPDNVSISAIGANQKKAIQVMAQAGWR, from the coding sequence ATGAAGAGTAAAGCCATGATGAAGGTTCTCGCTGGACTCTGCCTCGTCGCTCCACTGTTTGGATGCGCCGCTGTTGGTGCGCAGGAAGTTCGAGTTTATTCAGGCCGCCACTACAACACTGACCGACAGGTTTTTAAACGTTTCAGCGAGAAAACAGGGATCAAAGTCCGCCTGATTGAAGCCACCGGAATCTCTCTGGTGGAACGGCTCAAGCGAGAGGGAAGCAACTCCAAGGCAGACGTGATTCTGTTGGTGGATGCTGCGCGCATCAACGATGCAGCCAATGCAGGATTGCTACAGCCGGTTCAGAGCAACACACTGAAAGCGAACATCCCCGAGCGCTATCGGGATCCATCCAACCGGTGGTTCGGATTAACAAGGCGCGTGCGGTCAATCATCATCCACCCCAAGCTTGTTGACCCCTCCACGATCAGCAGCTACAACGATCTCGGCAAACCGGAACTGAAAGGAAAGCTTTGCCTACGCAAGCGAAAAAATGTCTACAACCAATCCCTTGTTGCTGACCAAATTGTCTTGAAGGGTCAAGCCGGAGCAACAGCCTGGGTCAGGTCAATGGTGGGCAATGTCAAGCAGCCCTTCTTCTCCGGAGATACATCTCTCATTCGTGCTGTTGGCCAGGGGAAATGTGGCGTTGGCGTTGTGAATCACTACTACCTGGCACGCATGCAAGCCGGAGACAATGGCAAGGGTGATCAGGAGCTGGCAAAGAATGTGAAATTGATCATGCCCAATCCAGCACACGTGAACATCAGTGCAGCGGGCATTGCCACCTCAGCCCAAAACAAACGGGAAGCGCTGAAATTGATTGAATTCCTCTCATCTCGGAATGGGAGCAAGACGCTTGCTGGACCAACCCACGAATACCCGCTAAAAAGTCAGGGCTCCTCAACCGTGCTGAAACAGTACGGACGATTTACCCCCGACAATGTGTCCATCAGCGCGATCGGTGCCAACCAAAAGAAAGCGATTCAAGTGATGGCGCAAGCTGGCTGGCGTTAA
- a CDS encoding Crp/Fnr family transcriptional regulator, with translation MPRSQTVLIDPSGRDQATVLEVIEGVCRVYCPCEETEGMTLAFLQSGDRLRTDRLCSDGVCIEALTALKFRRDAVSTDELGLDAVNEWTLQLLRVRHLGQAEQRLHALLALLVNRLGVRCSDCYQLPFRLTHDRFGELIGATRVTTTRLLSKWRQAGLVAMASGDVSMRISPELIDSSPLQF, from the coding sequence ATGCCCCGCTCGCAGACGGTGCTGATTGATCCATCCGGGCGTGATCAGGCCACGGTTCTTGAGGTGATTGAAGGGGTGTGCCGCGTGTATTGCCCCTGCGAAGAAACGGAGGGAATGACCCTGGCGTTTTTGCAGTCGGGCGATCGCCTGCGCACCGATCGTCTCTGCAGTGATGGCGTGTGCATCGAGGCCCTTACCGCCTTGAAATTTCGGCGTGATGCTGTCTCAACGGATGAGCTGGGTCTTGATGCAGTGAACGAATGGACATTGCAGCTTCTGCGAGTCCGCCATCTCGGTCAGGCAGAGCAGCGTCTTCACGCTCTTTTGGCTCTTTTGGTGAACCGTCTAGGCGTCCGTTGCAGCGATTGTTATCAGCTTCCTTTCCGTCTCACTCATGATCGCTTTGGTGAGCTGATTGGTGCTACACGGGTAACCACAACACGTCTCCTCTCCAAATGGCGTCAAGCGGGTTTGGTGGCTATGGCATCTGGAGATGTCAGCATGCGAATTTCACCTGAGCTCATCGATTCTTCACCACTCCAATTCTGA
- a CDS encoding HupE/UreJ family protein yields MNSLPLALRRPLQIAGPSLLAVLLLASPAFAHHPFGMGDSAALTPLQGLLSGIGHPLLGPDHLLFLLAIAFIGLQRPRAWVIPLLAAGLGGSVLSQFIPLPDAVAPWAEAMVSLSLVMEGLMALTVASTRWLLPLVALHGFLLGSTIVGAEPTPLFTYFLGLLIGQGALLLVVSNWSKSLVERLGSQGQRLGAGIWMGIGMAFAWVALID; encoded by the coding sequence TTGAATTCTTTGCCTCTGGCCCTGCGCAGGCCGCTGCAGATCGCCGGCCCTTCGCTTCTGGCCGTTCTTCTCCTGGCCAGTCCGGCGTTCGCCCACCACCCCTTTGGCATGGGCGACAGCGCTGCCCTCACCCCCCTGCAGGGATTGCTCAGTGGCATTGGTCACCCGCTGCTGGGTCCTGACCATCTCCTGTTTCTGCTGGCCATCGCCTTCATCGGCCTGCAACGTCCCCGCGCCTGGGTGATTCCTCTGCTGGCTGCTGGCCTGGGCGGCAGTGTTCTGTCGCAGTTCATTCCCCTGCCGGATGCCGTGGCTCCCTGGGCGGAGGCCATGGTCTCCCTCAGCCTGGTGATGGAGGGTTTGATGGCTCTCACCGTGGCCTCCACCCGTTGGTTGCTGCCGCTGGTGGCCCTGCATGGTTTTCTGCTCGGCAGCACCATCGTCGGTGCGGAACCCACCCCGCTGTTCACCTATTTCCTGGGCCTGCTGATTGGCCAAGGCGCACTGCTGCTGGTGGTGAGCAACTGGTCCAAGTCTCTGGTTGAGCGCCTCGGCTCCCAGGGGCAACGGCTTGGTGCCGGCATCTGGATGGGCATCGGCATGGCCTTTGCCTGGGTGGCCCTGATCGACTGA